The DNA segment TAATCACCGGGTTTCTGACGAACCTGAAAAGGCGGGCGCCGGAGCTGTTCGCCGCCCTCGATCCTTCGTTCGGAGAACGGTACCTCACCCCCAAGGGGCAAGCGGTCTTCTCGATGGTGAAACCTTCCGAGTCGGACCGAACGCTCTCCCGGGTGGCTGAGGATCTGTTCGTTCTTGCACGTCGGTTCGAGAAGGAGGCGGCAGTCGTCTCGATGAAGACGTATACGCTGCTCGCGCGCGTCTTCTCGGAGCAGTGCAACGTGGTCACGGAAAGAGGGGAAGAGACGGTGGCCATCAAGGAGCCCAAGGAGATCTCTTCCGGCTCCCTGCAGAACCCCTCCGATCCGGAGGCGGGGTACTGCGGGCATAAAGGGCAAGGGTACCAGGCGCAGATCATGGAGACATACGTTCCGATGTCTCGGACGACGGACGATGACAGGATGGAAGAGAGAAGCGACGTGCCGTTGCGGCTGATCACCCACGTGGAGGTGGAGCCAGCCAACGCAAGCGATGCTCACGCCCTGCTGCCGGCGATCGAGAGGGCGAAAACGCTTGGTCTTGCGCCTACCGAGGTGCTGGCGGACTCCGCATATGGCAGCGACGGAAACGTGGTGGCCGCCGCGGACAAAGGCGTCGAAGTCGTCTCCCCGACGATGGGGGAAGGAAACGAATCGGAGGTGACCCTTGCCGACTTCTCCTTCTCCGACGACGGAGCGATTTTGGCATGTCCGCAGGGATACGCTCCGATCCTCTTCCGGCGCGGGGGAAGGCGGCGCACCGTGGTATTCGCCAACGAGAGTTGCCTGGGGTGCGAAAGGAAGAAGGAGTGCCCGATCAAACCGGTGCGGGACGGGTATGGATTCCGCTACACGGAACGGGCCCTGCGTCTGGCCAGACGGCGCGCCGCGGAGAAGACGACGGTGTTCAAGGACCGTTACCGGCACCGATCCGGCGTGGAATCGACGATGTCGGCCTTCGACCGCCTGACCGGGGTGAAGCATCTGCGGGTACGGGGGATGAGGGCAGTACGATTCGCGGTGGTGCTTAAGGCGCTGGGGTTGAACCTCTTCCGGGCCGCGGCGGCGTGGATGTCGAGGAACTCCGGGAACCCCGGCGGATGCGGTGCTCCCGCCTGCGAAAAAAGCGTCTTCCCTGTGGCAAACGGCGAGTCGGAGTGCCTTCATGCGTCCTTCGAGTCGGTTCTGTCCTTCGGAATCGTCTGGTTTATCGGGTTCAACACGCCAAGCTTCCGCGATAATGACCTTGTCCTTCAACAGGTGGCGTGAGTTTTTACAGGGGCGTCATTGTTGAACAATCAGTCGAAATTTTACGTCGCGGCGGAACGATTCCTTTTCGTTTCGGGGATTTTGTGCCTGTTACGCTATGCATGAAAGGAGATGAACTATTTTTTTCTTTTAAATTGTGGGGGGGGAATGGCAAACCACCCATAGAAGTTGAAAACAATGAATTTAAGGTCCGACCGGTGAATTGGGACAGAAATTCCAGCGCTAATGCCTTAGAGGTAGTCGACGAAAAGCAAGTTCCTATTTTCCAAATGGTTAGGAAGACACCTTCGCATATTGTTGTGAATGGGATTTTCCCAAACCCAAGCGGGGGCATATGGGTATTTGGTCCCGCTGGCGCTTTCGGGCCAGCGCCTGAAGTGCCATCTAATTTCAAACTTAAGGCAATATTTCGATACCCTTCTTGGAAATATCCTGGACAATATGCAAATCCTTAAGGCTGGCCTGAAAGCAGATTGGCTTTTATTACGCTGTCAGCGCTTATATCTCCAGATAGACGGAGATTGCCTTTTATGAGGCCACCAGTCCCTTATACTCCAGCGCTTTTCTTCCACGAAGGTTTCGACGATTAAGAGTGGTTCGGCTTAG comes from the Deltaproteobacteria bacterium genome and includes:
- a CDS encoding transposase; protein product: MAGILSERWPTSSRFKWPKSSECAVEAIVSAFHARLGRPSKDAYTLMGALIFQHMHDTTDEEAVRQLAFNLEWHYALDLPDESDEGKYVCLRTFASMRQLLAEKKLDHLLFDTVTKKLADVFRVDTSKQRLDSVHITSNMRRLTRIGIFVRVITGFLTNLKRRAPELFAALDPSFGERYLTPKGQAVFSMVKPSESDRTLSRVAEDLFVLARRFEKEAAVVSMKTYTLLARVFSEQCNVVTERGEETVAIKEPKEISSGSLQNPSDPEAGYCGHKGQGYQAQIMETYVPMSRTTDDDRMEERSDVPLRLITHVEVEPANASDAHALLPAIERAKTLGLAPTEVLADSAYGSDGNVVAAADKGVEVVSPTMGEGNESEVTLADFSFSDDGAILACPQGYAPILFRRGGRRRTVVFANESCLGCERKKECPIKPVRDGYGFRYTERALRLARRRAAEKTTVFKDRYRHRSGVESTMSAFDRLTGVKHLRVRGMRAVRFAVVLKALGLNLFRAAAAWMSRNSGNPGGCGAPACEKSVFPVANGESECLHASFESVLSFGIVWFIGFNTPSFRDNDLVLQQVA